In Rathayibacter sp. VKM Ac-2762, one DNA window encodes the following:
- a CDS encoding sugar ABC transporter permease produces the protein MTAAPPRKQRKQPSAPVQKAARIRNSLSERIAPYAYVAPFFIIFIVFGLFPLLFTFYVSLFDWNPIGEQTFVGIANFQQLFADSRFWNALVNTFGIFIISTVPQLLFALFLAHLLNHARLRWANFFRMALLVPYITSVAATAIVFAQIFDKNFGLINWFLGIFGLPSINFLATNYGSWIVISTMVFWRWFGYNTLLYLAGLQSLPREMFEAASVDGASSWQQFRHLTIPALRPIIVFTVIMSTIGGLQIFTEALLVAPESGLTCGAGRQCQTLALFLYEQGFGQFKFGYGSAIGVVLFVIVVLVSLLNFYLSTRTRKEAV, from the coding sequence GTGACAGCAGCACCACCCCGCAAGCAGCGCAAGCAGCCCAGCGCGCCGGTCCAGAAGGCCGCGCGGATCCGCAACTCCCTCTCGGAGCGGATCGCCCCCTACGCGTACGTCGCGCCCTTCTTCATCATCTTCATCGTCTTCGGGCTCTTCCCGCTCCTGTTCACGTTCTACGTCTCGCTCTTCGACTGGAACCCGATCGGCGAGCAGACCTTCGTCGGCATCGCGAACTTCCAGCAGCTCTTCGCCGACTCCCGGTTCTGGAACGCGCTGGTCAACACCTTCGGCATCTTCATCATCTCGACGGTGCCCCAGCTGCTGTTCGCCCTCTTCCTCGCGCACCTGCTGAACCACGCCCGCCTCCGCTGGGCGAACTTCTTCCGCATGGCGCTGCTGGTGCCGTACATCACCTCCGTCGCGGCGACCGCGATCGTGTTCGCGCAGATCTTCGACAAGAACTTCGGCCTGATCAACTGGTTCCTCGGCATCTTCGGACTGCCGTCGATCAACTTCCTCGCCACGAACTACGGCTCCTGGATCGTCATCTCGACGATGGTCTTCTGGCGCTGGTTCGGCTACAACACGCTCCTCTACCTGGCGGGCCTGCAGTCGCTGCCCCGCGAGATGTTCGAGGCGGCCTCCGTCGACGGCGCGTCCAGCTGGCAGCAGTTCCGCCACCTGACCATCCCGGCGCTGCGCCCGATCATCGTCTTCACCGTGATCATGTCGACCATCGGCGGTCTGCAGATCTTCACGGAGGCGCTCCTGGTGGCTCCCGAATCGGGCCTCACCTGCGGCGCCGGCCGGCAGTGCCAGACGCTGGCGCTCTTCCTCTACGAGCAGGGCTTCGGCCAGTTCAAGTTCGGCTACGGATCCGCCATCGGCGTCGTGCTGTTCGTGATCGTGGTGCTCGTCTCCCTCCTCAACTTCTACCTCTCCACCCGCACCCGGAAGGAGGCCGTCTGA
- a CDS encoding extracellular solute-binding protein: MKRSLTAVAAAAAVVALTLTGCSSGGGGGASDDPNAEATFWSFTGINAKDSVDEYLAKMPDAKIKLSEVGSTTETATALTAALAGGKVPDLVMIQNDDLPQFVANSSNFLDLRTLGGDDVASTYLPWAASAATADDGSVVGVPTDVGGLGFAYRADLFEQAGLPTEPDQVAELWKDWPSFIETGKKYTEATGKPFVDNIETSVFFSTVNQVSEKYYSPDGELVYDTNPQVKDAFQVAVDTKDAGISAGIAAWSSGWAPGRANGAFAVTIAPSWILAGIKTDAPDTAGNWRVTSVPGIGGNWGGSVIAIPARAEHPEAAWQYIKTMMSAEGQTDHFKASGTLPAATEAVASEEVQSYTDPFFGDSKIGEVMATSVEQFPSFYNGPDTTPINGALLNTLVELEAGNVTSDKAWSTALDTAKQAIGG, translated from the coding sequence GTGAAAAGAAGCCTGACGGCCGTAGCCGCCGCAGCAGCAGTAGTCGCGCTCACCCTGACCGGGTGCTCGTCCGGAGGGGGAGGAGGCGCCTCGGACGACCCGAACGCCGAAGCCACCTTCTGGTCCTTCACCGGCATCAACGCCAAGGACAGCGTCGACGAGTACCTCGCGAAGATGCCCGACGCGAAGATCAAGCTCTCCGAGGTCGGCAGCACGACCGAGACCGCCACCGCCCTCACCGCGGCCCTCGCCGGCGGCAAGGTGCCCGACCTGGTCATGATCCAGAACGACGACCTGCCCCAGTTCGTCGCCAACAGCTCGAACTTCCTCGACCTGCGCACCCTCGGCGGCGACGACGTCGCCTCCACCTACCTCCCGTGGGCCGCCTCCGCCGCGACCGCCGATGACGGCTCCGTCGTGGGCGTCCCGACCGACGTCGGCGGACTGGGCTTCGCCTACCGCGCCGACCTCTTCGAGCAGGCCGGCCTGCCGACCGAGCCCGACCAGGTCGCCGAGCTCTGGAAGGACTGGCCGTCCTTCATCGAGACCGGCAAGAAGTACACCGAGGCGACCGGCAAGCCGTTCGTCGACAACATCGAGACCAGCGTCTTCTTCTCGACCGTCAACCAGGTCTCGGAGAAGTACTACTCGCCCGACGGCGAGCTGGTCTACGACACCAACCCGCAGGTGAAGGACGCGTTCCAGGTCGCCGTGGACACCAAGGACGCCGGCATCAGCGCCGGCATCGCCGCCTGGTCCTCGGGCTGGGCCCCGGGCCGCGCGAACGGCGCCTTCGCCGTGACGATCGCCCCCTCGTGGATCCTCGCCGGCATCAAGACCGACGCCCCCGACACCGCCGGCAACTGGCGCGTCACCAGCGTCCCCGGCATCGGCGGCAACTGGGGCGGCAGCGTCATCGCCATCCCCGCCCGCGCCGAGCACCCCGAGGCCGCCTGGCAGTACATCAAGACGATGATGTCGGCCGAGGGCCAGACCGACCACTTCAAGGCCTCGGGCACGCTGCCCGCCGCCACCGAGGCGGTCGCCAGCGAAGAGGTCCAGTCGTACACCGACCCGTTCTTCGGCGACTCGAAGATCGGCGAGGTCATGGCCACCTCCGTCGAGCAGTTCCCGTCCTTCTACAACGGACCGGACACCACCCCGATCAACGGGGCGCTCCTCAACACCCTCGTCGAGCTGGAGGCCGGCAACGTGACCTCCGACAAGGCGTGGTCGACCGCACTCGACACGGCCAAGCAGGCCATCGGCGGCTGA